The genomic region CCCCACCAGCGGGAAAACGATCGCCAGCCCGAGCATGATCACCATCGCGGTTTTCCACTTCGGTAAGTCATGGCGCAGTGGCGGCACACCCAACCCACCCTGTGGCCGGCGCTTCCACCAGATCACCACGCCGCTGACAGCACTGAGCAGGATCATCAGGCAGATCAGCAGCACGATCAGTTGGTTGACCCAGCCGAACATCTTGCCTTCATGCAGCATTACCCCGGTCTCGGTGGCGCGTGCGACGAGGTTGTAGTGTTGCCAGCGCACATCGGCGAGGACCTTGCCGGTGTATTGGTCGATATGCAGGGTGGCGTCATTGCGCGGGTCGTTGGCAAACACGGCGACGGTGAACACGCCGGTGGCGGTGGTGGGGAAGGTGATGCTATAGCCGGGCTCGACCTTGCGTGCCTTGGCCAGGTCGACCACCTGTTGCAGGCGCACGGTCGGTGCGGCAGGGCCCGAGTGCATGTCGCCATGGTTCATGTGTTCGGCATGGTCGCCGGACATCGGCATCGGCGTGTTTTCGATGGCCCAGGGCACGGTCTGTTGGCTGGCGCTGTTGAGCATGCGCGCCTGCTGATCGGATTGCGGCACGTCGGTCCACATCGCCGCCGGAAAGGTGTTCCACAGCTCGGCATATTGCTTGCCCCAGAAGCCGGTCCAGGTCATGCCGCTGAGCAGCATCACCAACAAGAAAGCCGCGCCCCAGAAACCGACGACAGCGTGCAGGTCACGCCAGAGCAGTCGGCCCCGACTTTGCAAACGAGGCCACAGCACACCGGCCGATGACTTGCCGCGTGGCCACCATAGGTACAGGCCGGACACCACCAGCATCACGCCCCAGCCGGCGGCGAGTTCGATCAGGCGATCACCGAGGGTGCCGATCATCAACTCGCCATGCAGGGCGCGGGCAATGGCTTGCAAGTTGTATTTGGCGTCCTGTTCACCGAGTACGTTGCCGCGATAGGGGTCGATGAACAGCGTGACTTCGCGCCCGTCTTTTTGCATGACGAACTGCGCGCTGCTGGTGGCGTCGACCGGGGGCAGGTACTTGCTGATCGCAGCCTGGGGGTAGGCGGTCTTGGCCCGTTGCAACAGCTCATCGGCACTCAACGCGTGTTCGGCGGCAGGCACGTTGAGCAGGTCGGCGTACATCAGCGGGTCGAGCTGGGGCTTGAACAGGTAGATGATGCCGGTCAGGGCCAGCAGCACCATGAAGGGGGCGACGAAGAGGCCGGCGTAGAAGTGCCAGCGCCAGGCCAGGTTGTAGAAGGAGATCTTTGGTGTGCTCATCAGGGGCTCCGCAAGGCTTTGGTTTTTTTGTGTCAGTTACACCGCCATCGGGGGCAAGTCGAATCGTCGCACCGCCCCTCCCACATTTGACTGTATTCACAAATCAGCGGGTGGGAAGGGGGCTTGCCCCCGATGCTTTTAGAAGCTCATATCCACCTTGGTCCAAAGCGTACGCCCCGGTTCCTTGATGGCCTGCGGGTCGTTGGCTGGGTAGCCGAACCCGGCGTTACCGGCCAGGTTCAAATGCTCGGCGTAGGCTTTGCCGAACAGGTTGTCGACACCGGTGCTGACCTTGAAGTTTTTATTGATGCGGTATGCGGCGTTCAGCGAGAACACGCCGAAGCCACCGCTCTTGTCGTAGTCCTTGCCGACCACGTTGCCTTTGTTCTGGTCGATGCGGTTTTGTGCCGCCACCACGCGCCACAAGGCGCCGGCACTCCAGTCGTCTTCGCTGTAGGTCAGGCCGAAACGGGCATCCAGCGGCGGCATTTGCGGCAGTGGCTTGCCATCGCTGCTGTTTTTGCCCCAGGCGTAGGCGAGACTGGCGTCGGCTTTCCAGTGAGCGGTCAGCTTGTAGGCCGCGCCCAATTCGCCGCCCATGATGCGCGCGTCGACATTGCGCGCCTGGGAGGTGGTGCCCATCATGCCGGGCCGGTAATCGAACAGAATGAAGTCGCGCACCTGGCCCACATAACCCGAGGCCCAGGCTTCGAGTTCGGCGGTTTTGTACTGCGCGCCGAAATCCAGCTGGGTGGTCTTCTCGGGCTTCACGCCGTCGAAGGCATTCACCGAGCCGGCCGCGCCGGTGTTGGGGGAAAATAGCTCCCAGTAATCCGGGAAGCGTTCGGCGTGGCCCAGGCCGGCATAGACCGTGGTGGGCGTGTCCTCCAGGTCATGTTCGTAGCGCACGAAGCCCGATGGCAGGGTGTCGGCGCGGGTGTCGTCGGCGGTCGGATTGGGGCGGGACATCATCCCCGAGCCGGTGCGTTGACGAAAATCCTTGGCCGAGGCGCGATCCAGGCGGGCGCCGGTGATCAGGCGGTCATTGTCGGCGGCGTACCAGGTCAGTTCGCCGAACACGCCGTAGTTGTGGAAGTTGGCGTCTTTGTTGCGCGGCAGATCCTTGTAGGTGTCGATGCCCATGCTGCTGCGTGCACGGTGTTCATTGGTCTGTGCATCCAGGCCGCCGATCAGTTGCACATCGGCCCAGCGCCAGGTCGCCTTGATGCGCGCACCGAGGGTGCGGCGGTCGACGTTGGAAGCCATGGGACCTGCCATCATGCCGGTGCCCGAGGGGACGCGCAGGCTGTAGTTGTCCATCACATGGTCGGCATAGTTGTAGTAGACCTGGGCCTCGATCTTATCCAGCACCTCGCCGATATTGGACTTCTCGAAACGCAGCCCGAGGCTTTCGCGCAGGAACTGCGAGCCATCCATGCCGCGCCCGGCGTAGCGTGCTTCACCATCGCCACGGCCGGCGGTGAGTTCCAGCAAGGTGTCAGCGTCGGGGGTGAAGCCCACCGCCACATCGCCATTCCACTTGTCATAACGCGATGCGACGGTGTCGTTATTGCCGTCCTTGTAGTCGTCGGCATGGGCCTGGTTGCCGATCACTCGAACATAGCCCAATGGCCCACCGGCAGCGGCATCGATGACCTTGTCGAAACGCCCGTTGGAGCCCGCCAGCACACTGGCGTTGACCCGCGTACCCAGCTCGCCGAATTGCTCCGGCTCACGGTCGAACAGGATGGTGCCGGCTGACGCACCCGGGCCCCAGAGCACGGTTTGCGGGCCTTTGATCACGGTCAGCTTGTCGTAGGTTTCCGGCGAAATGTACGAGGTGGGTGCATCCATCCGCCCCGGGCAGGCGCCGAGCATCATGCTGCCGTTGGTAAGGATATTCAGGCGCGAGCCGAACATGCCGCGCAGCACCGGGTCGCCGTTGGTGCCGCCGTTGCGTACCAGGGCGAAGCCGGGGATGGTCTTGAGGTAGTCGCCGCCATCGCTGGCCGGCACCGGTTGGCGTGGGTCTTTGGGGTTGGTGACAACAGTGAGTGGCGAGCTGGGGGCGATCGCAGTGATTACCGTGGGGCTCAGCTCGTGTTCGTGCGCATGGGCGCAGGGGGTAAGCAGTGCGCCGCACAGAACGGCGAAAACAGGAGCAGCGCCCAAACGGGTGTCAACAGAAAACCTGGACATGACAAATTCCATCAATCAATCGTAAACAACACGGCCAGCAGCCTGCGGCTGTCTGTCTAGAGTCGGCCGGGGTGAAGTAACGCTGTGAAAGTGTTTACGCAGTGATGGGCGGCGCGCGGCTGCGGGCGCCGGGGAAGATGCTCTGCCGGGCATGTCCCAGGCGGGTGGCGGGGGTGAGGGCATTGGCCGGCGGCGGGGTGCCGAGGTTGACGTAGGACACGCTGCCGGGCAGGGCCGGGCAGCTGAAGAGCAGGCTGCAATAGCCGCACTTTTCCCAGAGTACGTGGTGCTCGTCGGGTGCTTTGCTGGGCTTGGGCTCGCCGTGGCACTCGGGCATGTCCATGGACATACCGGCGTGATGATCCATCGGCATCGCTTGGGAAATCAGCGGACCGATAAAGATCATCAGCATGGCGAACAGGCTGATCCAGCTGCCGCGCATCAGGCGGCGGTGTGGAGATAACCTGGCGCGAGGGGCGCCCATCGGGTTGGTCTAGTGAGTGTGCTTATGCTCGTGCGTGGCCAACGGCGGGACCTTCTGCACCGCCACCTTCACCTCGACCTTGCCGGCTTTCTCGAAGGTCAGGGTCAGTGGGAATTGCTTGCCATCGGTCAACAGGCTGCGGTCTTTGAGGCCCAGCAGCATGACGTGATAGGCCATTGGCGCGAAGGTCAGCTCACCCTCGGCCGGTACGGCCACGCTGGGCACTTGCTGCATCTTCATCAGGTCGCCTTGCATCACATGCTCATGCAGCTCGGCTTTGTCTGCCACTGGCGTCTCGACACTCAGCAGGCGATCCGGTGTGGCCCCGGTGTTATGAATCACAAAGTACGCCGCGACAGTCGGCGCATTGGGTGGCAACTCCTGGGACCAGGGTTCGCTCACCATCAGGTCGCCGACCTTGTAGTCTTCGGCATTGGCAGCACTGAACACCGGCAGCAGCAACGCAGCCAGAAGCAGGGAAGATTTGAGCATGGCAGTTCTCCAGAACGGTTCTAAACGCAGTTCACTTGCGAAGAAGATCAGGCCGTTGGAGACGCTCGGGGATTAAGACTTGGCCACTGCTGGCGCGGAGTGGGATTTTGCAGGGACGGTGGCGGCAGGCTTTGCACCGCTTCAGCCCGCGTCACATACAACTGCGGCACATGCCCCGGCAGCGCCACCAACGGCGCCGAGCCCGAGCAACACCAGCAATGCTGCATGGCGGAGTGATCATCCGCCGGTGTTGGAATCTCCAGCTTGCCCAAGGCAATCGTCTTCAGGCTGGCGCCATTGGACGAGCAGAAACTACCCCACATCAGGCGCTTGACCGGGTCATCGGTCTGCTGCATCGCACTGGCCAACGGCATGGCAAACGCATTGAACAGCACTGCAAGGCAGGCGATCCAGGCAATTGCAAAGCGTTGACGGGCCATGGCGGATAATCCGTAGGGTTAAACGATCAGGGGGTATTTAGCCTGATCGGGGGTGATAAGTAAAAAAGGGCGGTGTGGTTTGGTGTCGCAGGGTTGAGGATAGACGGGGAATCGAGTGGGTGCCGATCTTCAAGGCAACGCATTCCAAATGTGGGAGGGGGCTTGCTCCCGATAGCGGTGTGTCAGCTACTCAATTGCTGGCTGAACCACTGCCATCGGGGGCAAGCCCCCTCCCACATTAGGTCCGTGTTGCTCAAAGGGTGTGTATTGCCTGTAGCGACGCAGCTACGGTGGTGAACTCTCGATCTACGGCAGGCAACACCGGCCGCTTCAACACCAACACCGGCACCCTACGCTCACGCGCCACTTCCAGCTTCGGCTCGGTGGCGGTGCTGCCGCTGTTCTTGCTGATCAGCACATCAATTGCGCGCCGTTCAAACAGCACGCGCTCGTCCTCGATCAGAAACGGCCCGCGTGCGCCGATCACTTCACACCGGTCATTGCCCGGATACACATCCAGCGCTCGCAGCGTCCAGAATTGATCGGCGGGAATCTCATCGAGATGCTGCAACGGTTCGCGACCCAGGGTGAACAAGGGCCGTTTGAAGGGTTTCAATGCCTCGATCAGCCCGGCCCAGTCGGAAACTTCCCGCCAGTCATCCCCCACTTGCGGCTGCCATGCCGGACGCCGCAACGCCCAGCAAGGTACACCGCACAACCTTGCCGCCTGGGCAGCGTTGCGGCTGATCTGTGCCGCGTACGGATGGGTGGCGTCGAGGATCAGACTGATGCGCTCATCGCGAACAAACTGGGCCAACCCTTCATGACCGCCGTAGCCGCCGACACGCACCTGGCAGGTAAGGTCGGTAGGCACACGGCCCACACCGGCCAAGCTGTAGATATGCTCCGGCCCCAAGCTACGGGCAATGGCCAGCGCTTCTGTCACACCACCGAGCAGCAGAATCCGTTTCATAGCGGCTTGACCACATCCAGCAGGGTGATCGGCAGCGCCTGGCGCCAGGTATCGAACTCGCCCAATGGCTGCGCCTGGGCGACATGGACGCGCGTCAGTTCGCCGCCATGCTCGGCGCGCCAGTTCATCAAGGTCATTTCGCTTTGCAGGGTCACGGCATTGGCAACCAGTCGGCCACCGGGGCGCAGGTGCTGCCAGCAGGTGTCGAGCACGCCGTCGCGGGTGACGCCGCCACCGATGAAGATGGCGTCCGGGGCTTCCAGGCCAAGCAACGCATCCGGGGCCTTGCCACGAATCAGTTGCAGGCCGGGCACGCCGAGGACGTCGCGGTTGTGTTCGATCAGGTTT from Pseudomonas synxantha harbors:
- a CDS encoding cobalt-precorrin-6A reductase, giving the protein MKRILLLGGVTEALAIARSLGPEHIYSLAGVGRVPTDLTCQVRVGGYGGHEGLAQFVRDERISLILDATHPYAAQISRNAAQAARLCGVPCWALRRPAWQPQVGDDWREVSDWAGLIEALKPFKRPLFTLGREPLQHLDEIPADQFWTLRALDVYPGNDRCEVIGARGPFLIEDERVLFERRAIDVLISKNSGSTATEPKLEVARERRVPVLVLKRPVLPAVDREFTTVAASLQAIHTL
- a CDS encoding DUF2946 domain-containing protein; protein product: MARQRFAIAWIACLAVLFNAFAMPLASAMQQTDDPVKRLMWGSFCSSNGASLKTIALGKLEIPTPADDHSAMQHCWCCSGSAPLVALPGHVPQLYVTRAEAVQSLPPPSLQNPTPRQQWPSLNPRASPTA
- a CDS encoding PepSY-associated TM helix domain-containing protein; translated protein: MSTPKISFYNLAWRWHFYAGLFVAPFMVLLALTGIIYLFKPQLDPLMYADLLNVPAAEHALSADELLQRAKTAYPQAAISKYLPPVDATSSAQFVMQKDGREVTLFIDPYRGNVLGEQDAKYNLQAIARALHGELMIGTLGDRLIELAAGWGVMLVVSGLYLWWPRGKSSAGVLWPRLQSRGRLLWRDLHAVVGFWGAAFLLVMLLSGMTWTGFWGKQYAELWNTFPAAMWTDVPQSDQQARMLNSASQQTVPWAIENTPMPMSGDHAEHMNHGDMHSGPAAPTVRLQQVVDLAKARKVEPGYSITFPTTATGVFTVAVFANDPRNDATLHIDQYTGKVLADVRWQHYNLVARATETGVMLHEGKMFGWVNQLIVLLICLMILLSAVSGVVIWWKRRPQGGLGVPPLRHDLPKWKTAMVIMLGLAIVFPLVGASLILVWALDRLVLSRFFGQGESASGSA
- a CDS encoding copper chaperone PCu(A)C; protein product: MLKSSLLLAALLLPVFSAANAEDYKVGDLMVSEPWSQELPPNAPTVAAYFVIHNTGATPDRLLSVETPVADKAELHEHVMQGDLMKMQQVPSVAVPAEGELTFAPMAYHVMLLGLKDRSLLTDGKQFPLTLTFEKAGKVEVKVAVQKVPPLATHEHKHTH
- a CDS encoding DUF2946 domain-containing protein, producing MGAPRARLSPHRRLMRGSWISLFAMLMIFIGPLISQAMPMDHHAGMSMDMPECHGEPKPSKAPDEHHVLWEKCGYCSLLFSCPALPGSVSYVNLGTPPPANALTPATRLGHARQSIFPGARSRAPPITA
- a CDS encoding TonB-dependent copper receptor, yielding MSRFSVDTRLGAAPVFAVLCGALLTPCAHAHEHELSPTVITAIAPSSPLTVVTNPKDPRQPVPASDGGDYLKTIPGFALVRNGGTNGDPVLRGMFGSRLNILTNGSMMLGACPGRMDAPTSYISPETYDKLTVIKGPQTVLWGPGASAGTILFDREPEQFGELGTRVNASVLAGSNGRFDKVIDAAAGGPLGYVRVIGNQAHADDYKDGNNDTVASRYDKWNGDVAVGFTPDADTLLELTAGRGDGEARYAGRGMDGSQFLRESLGLRFEKSNIGEVLDKIEAQVYYNYADHVMDNYSLRVPSGTGMMAGPMASNVDRRTLGARIKATWRWADVQLIGGLDAQTNEHRARSSMGIDTYKDLPRNKDANFHNYGVFGELTWYAADNDRLITGARLDRASAKDFRQRTGSGMMSRPNPTADDTRADTLPSGFVRYEHDLEDTPTTVYAGLGHAERFPDYWELFSPNTGAAGSVNAFDGVKPEKTTQLDFGAQYKTAELEAWASGYVGQVRDFILFDYRPGMMGTTSQARNVDARIMGGELGAAYKLTAHWKADASLAYAWGKNSSDGKPLPQMPPLDARFGLTYSEDDWSAGALWRVVAAQNRIDQNKGNVVGKDYDKSGGFGVFSLNAAYRINKNFKVSTGVDNLFGKAYAEHLNLAGNAGFGYPANDPQAIKEPGRTLWTKVDMSF